In Blastococcus saxobsidens DD2, the genomic stretch CTGGCCGAGGGCGAGCCGGTGCCGGCCGACGGAGCGGCCGGGGCCGTGGCGGCGCTCGATGCGGAGGCTCCCGTGGCGCTGCAGCCGGACGCCGGGGCCCCGGACGCCGAGACCGAGACCGAGGCCGAGACGACCGAGGCCGAGGAGACCGAGCCGGCCACCACGGACGAGGTCCTGCCGGAGGTGGACCGTCCCGAGCCGCTCGAGGACACGATGGTGCTGGCGACGGGTCTTCCGGAGTCGGTGGCCGGGATCGCGACCGCCCGGGCGGCCGGCGCGCGCGTGCTGCTGACCGGGGGGACGACCGACCCGCGTGCGTCCGAGGCGGTCGTGGACGCCATGGCCGAGCAGTCGCCGGAAACGGTCGTCGCGCTCGGGGCGGGCTTCGCCGCCGAGGACGGGCTGGACTGGAAGGTGGCCACGGCCGCCACCGGGGTCGAGCTCCCGGGGGGCGGGCAGCTGCTCTTCCCCGGCCGGCTGCTGGTCGCCCTCTACGGGCACCCCGGCACCGGCGCCCTCGGCCTGATGGGGGAGCAGCCCCTGGAGGCGGCCATCGAGCGGGCGCGGGCGCACGCCGCCCCGTACGAACCGCTGGTCGACGAGACCGTCGTGCCGACGTTCGAGATCATCGCGACCATCGCCTCGTCGTCGGCCGGCGCCGACGGCGACTACTCCAACGAGGCCGACATCGAGATGCTCCGGCCCTGGGTCGAGGCGGCGGGGGAGGCCGGGATGTACGTCGTCCTGGACCTCCAGCCCGGGCGCACCGACTTCGTCACCCAGGCGGAGCTGTACCGGCCGCTGCTGGAGATGCCGCACGTCGGGCTGGCCCTCGATCCCGAGTGGCGGCTGGGGCCGAACGAGGTGCACCTGGTCCAGATCGGCTCGGTCGGGATCGAGGAGGTCAACCGGGTGGTGCACTGGCTGGCCGACCTGACGAGGGAGAACCGGCTGCCGCAGAAGCTGCTCGTGCTGCACCAGTTCCGGCTCGACATGATCCCCGGCCGCGAGCGGCTGGACATGAGCCGCGACGAGCTGGCGATCATGGTGCACGCCGACGGCCAGGGTGGGCAGGGTGCCAAGCAGAGCACCTGGGAGGTGCTGCGCCGGGATGCGCCCGAGGGGCTGCGGTGGGGATGGAAGAACTTCTACGACGAGGACATCCCGATGCTCACCCCGGAGCAGACGATCAGTGACGTGGAGCCCGACCCGGAGCTGATCACCTACCAGTAGGCGCCGTGCCCCCTCCCGTTCTGTCGGTGGGCTGTGGTCTGCTGACGCGCACACCGACCGGGAGGGGACTCAGGTGACCAGCGTCGCGCTCGGCCCGACCGACCAACTGGACCCGCGCCTGCTCGAACACCGCCGCGAGCTGACCGGCTACTGCTACCGGATGCTCGGGTCGGTGTTCGACGCCGAGGACGCGGTGCAGGAGACGATGGTCCGCGCGTGGCGCGGGCTGGCGGACTTCGAGGGACGGTCGGCGGTCCGGTCCTGGCTCTACCGGATCGCCACGAACGTCTGCCTCGACCAGCTGAACGGCCGGCAGCGCCGGGCGCTGCCGATGGACCTCGCCGGCTCGCCCTACCCGCCGGTCGAGGCGTCGCTGGCCGGGCGTCGCCCGGCGGCGGCGTGGATCGAGCCGGTGCTCGACCGCCAGGTCCTGCCCGAGGACGGCGACCCGGCCGACCAGGCGGTGGCGCGGGAATCGGTGCGGCTGGCGTTCGTGGCCGCGCTGCAGCACCTGCCCCCGAAGCAGCGGGCCGTGCTGATCCTCCGCGAGGTCCTGCGCTGGAAGGCCGAGGAGGTCGCCGGGCTGCTCGAGACCACGGTGGCGTCGGTGAACAGCGCGCTGCAGCGGGCGCGGGCCACGCTCGCCGACGTCGGCGGCCGGCCGGCGCCGCGCACCCTCGACGACGACGACCGGGCGCTGCTGGCCCGCTACCTCGACGCCTTCGAGCGCTACGACATCGACGCGTTCGTACAGCTGTTGCACGACGACGCCACCCAGCACATGCCGCCGTTCGAGATGTGGCTGCGCGGCCGGGACGACCTGGCCACCTGGATGCTCGGCCCGGGCGCCGGTTGCCGCGGGTCACGGCTGATCCAGACCTCGGCCAACGGGACGCCGGCGTTCGCGCAGTACCGGCCTGCGGAGGGCGGTGGTCACGTGCCGTGGGGCCTGCACGTGCTGGAGATCGAGGACGGCCGGATCGTCCACATCTCCAGCTTCCTCAACCTCGACTGCGAGCTGTTCGCCGCGCTCGGCCTGCCGACCGCGCTGGACTGAACGGGTCACCGGCGAGTCCGCCGCGTTCCGCTTCCGCTTGACCCCGGGCCGCTGCGCGGCCAGCCTGGGGTGATGACGGCTGCGGTGCTGCCCGTGCACGGGCGTTGGACGTGGGATGCGCGTGGTGAGGGACGAGCGGTCCGGGTCTCGACCCACGTCGAGCAAGGTCTGGTCAACCTCAGCCTGTGGCGCGGTGAGACCTGTGTCGGCACCGCGCGGCTCGCTCCCGACGACGTGGCGGGTCTGGTCACCGGGCTGACCGAGGGCCTGGCCACACTCGCCGCCCGCCCGCGGGTGGTCGGCCCGGATGCCACCCGGGTGGCCGACCTGGAGGCCCGGCTGGCGGTTCTCGAGCGCCGGCGGCAGCCGGTGTGGCGCCGGGCAGCCGACGCCGTCACCGGCTGGGGGATCCGCGCTGCGGTCCGCTCGAAAGGCTGACCGCACTCCCCGCTCAGGCACCGGGGTCCGGCCAACTGGTTCACCGCGACGTGGTCGTGCAGCAGATCGATGGGCACCAGTGGGGGCTCGACCGATGAAGCCGTGACATGTGCCCGGTGCGCCCCGATCCCGCTCAGGACGCATCCGGGCGGACGCCGTCCGGCGGTGGTCCCTCCGTCGGCGCCTGCGCCGGTGGGTGCATGGCCGGGCCGGTGATGCCGCACTGCGGGCGCTCCTCCATGGGGGTGCGCTCTGACCCGGCGGGGTCCGTCGGCGCCGGGGCCGGTACGCCACCCAGCGGGTGCCGGACGAAGGCCACGGCGACCAGCGCCCCGGCGGCCAGGAGCCCGGCCAGGATGAGCAGGGCGGTCCGGAAGCCGTCGGCGAACGCCGGCGGGTCGGTGTAGTCGTCGCCGCCGAGGCCTGCGGCGACCGGGACCACGGCCACCGCGAGCAGGCCGGCCGCACGGGCCACGGCGTTGTTCACCCCGGAGGCGACGCCGGCATAGCGGTCCTCGGCGGAGGCCAGCACGGTCGCGGTCAGCGGGGCGACCAGCAGGGTGAGACCCGCACCGAAGAGGACGGCGGCGGGCAGCACGTCGAACAGGTAGGAGGCGTCCGGGCCGATGCGCAGCATGAGCAGCACCCCGGCGGCGGCCACCAGCGGCCCGGCGGTGAGCAGCGGACGCGGTCCGATCCGCTGGGCCAGCGCCCCGACCCGCGCGGAGAACAGCAGCATCAGCGCGGTGACCGGGAGCAGGGCGGTGCCGGCCAGCAGCGGGCTGAACCCGGAGACCACCTGCAACTGCAGGACCAGGAGCACGAAGACGGCGCCCAGGGCGGCGTAGACGAACAGCGTCGCGGCATTGGTGGCGGTGAACTGCCGGTTCGCGAACAACGTCGGCGGCACCAAGGGATGCCGGGACCGCCGCTCGACCTGGACGAAGGCGGTCAGGGCAAGCAGCCCGGCCCCGCCCCACAGCCAGATCCCCGCTCCGGCGCCGTCGTCCCCGGCGGCGGTGAGGGCGTAGGTGAGGGCGCCGAGCCCCGCGGCGACCAGCGCCGTCCCGGCCCAGTCCAGCCGGGCGGCGGCCGCCGGGTCGCGGGATTCGGGTACGTACCGGGCCGTGACGGCGACGACGAGGACAGCCAGCGGGAGGTTGATCAGGAAGACCGCCCGCCAGCTCCACTCCACCAGCCAGCCGCCGACGAACGGGCCGATCGCGGCGGCCACGCCGGACAGGCCGGACCACGCGCCGACGGCGGCGGCCCGGTCGGATCCGGAGAACGACGCCGAGATGAGGGCCAGGCTGCCCGGGGTGAGCAGCGCACCGCCGACGCCCTGCAGCGCGCGGGCGGCCACGAGGGTGCCGATGTCAGGGGCCAGCCCGCACAGCAGCGAGGCGAGGGCGAACCAGCACACCCCGATGAGGAAGATCCGGCGGCGCCCGTAGCGGTCACTGAGCGAACCGCCCAGCAGGATCAGCGCGGCGAGCGTGAGGGTGTAGGCGTTGACCGTCCACTGCAGGCCGGAGAAGTCGGCACCGAGATCGGCCCCGATCCGCTCCAGGGCCACGTTCACGACCGTCGCGTCCAGCATGGCCACGCCCGAGCCCAGGACGGTCGCGAGCAGGACCCAGCGCGCCTGGGGCGTACCCATGCGCAGACCCGTGCCGACCGGGGGCGGCACAGCCATGAGGGCACCTCCTCCGCCGGCTTCGGACAGCATCAGCGCGTTGGTCGCCGCTCGCTCACTGGGGACCGGCGATGCCGAGCAGTCCTTCCAGGTGGCGCAGGCGCGCGGGAACGGGGCATCCGGTCGCATCCAGGATGCGGTTCATCATCTCGAAGTTCGCGCACACGCCAACCGCAGCGGCGGTCACCCGCCTGTCGGCCACGCGGATCAGTGCGGAACGGCTCTCGTCGAGCCGTTCACCGGTCGCCATGGCCGTCGCGAGATCGCGGAGCTCGGCTCCCCAGGCGATTCCGGGGTCGATGCCGGCGTCCGCGACCGCGCGGAGATCCACGGAGGTCCCGGTCGTCGTCTGCACACTCGCACGGAGCATGTCGGCGTGCGCGAGCAGCTAGTAGAAGCAGTTGTTGAGCAGCGAGACACGTGCGGCCAGGAGCTCCATCTGTGCGCGGGACAGCCCGTCCTGGTACGCGAGATCGGCCATCTGCTCCGTGCTCAGGTAGAGGGCGGCATGGAGCCGGTTCCGGGCCTCGTTCTCCGCGGGGACAGCCGAGAGGGCGTACAGGGCGCCGTCCTCGGGGTCCGTGGGGACGAACGCATTTCGCCACCGGACCTGCCCGTTGCGCCGGCGGCTGGCCTCGCCCGGCACGGGGTCGGGGAGCGGCTCCTCCGCGGATCCGACTCCTCGGACGTAGGAGTCCACTGCCGCCAGCCTGCTGACGACGCCGACGACCTCGACGTACTGCTCGGTCTCCAGACCCCGGGCGCGCAGGTCGGACACCCACTCCCGCGTGATGAGGTCTGCGGCGGCCGACACCGAGTGCGCGGCCTCGGTCAGCAGCGGCGGGAGGTCCGTGTCGGCGTCGGTGAACGAGCGTGCGGCCCGCGCCTCCCGGGCCACGGCCACCCGCTCGCGTCCTGACAGCCAGGTCCCGGGCCGTGCCAGTCGTACCCACTCGCGGCGCAGCTCAGCCCGGACCCCGTCGGGCACGGGCAGCCCGGCACCGGTCAGCTCGAACGCCACCTGCGACACCTTGCCGCACAGCTCCCCTGGGTCACCAGGGGAGCGGGAGATCCACCGGCCTCAACCGAGGTCCGCGATCCGGGTCGTGGGATGGAAGGCGGCCCAGGCGAACCAGAACGTGTCCAGGTGGTCCACCGGTTCCAGGCGGGTGCCGGCCAGGGGTCCGTCGACCGCCTGGCCCAGGACGTTCCACCGGGAGCCGGTCCCGGCGTCGACGAAGTGGTCGCCGTCCCGGGTGAACCGCAGGGGGTCCCCGTCCACGACCGGGTCGAACGCCCCGGTGGCACCGACCGAGCGGCCCTGGTGCACCCGCTGTTCGTCCAGAGGCGAGCGCAGGCCCTCGACGGCCCAGACGACGACGGGACCGCCGCCGACGGTCAGCTCCACCACGCCGGTCTCGACCAGATCGGCCAGCGGCACCGCGACCGGGTCCTCCGCCGCGCCGAGCCCGGCGACCCGTTGCATGGCCGGCAGCCGGGGGTCGGGCTCGCCCTCGAAGAGGAACGGGGATCCGTCGGGGGAGTCGTAGCCGGTGTAGGGGTTGGCGCCGTAGTCACGCGAGACGCCGGTCTCCCGGCTGAGCACCCATCCGTCCGGGTTGGCCTGCTGCCACTGGGCCCAGGTGACGGTCTGCACGGGGATCCGCTCGAGCTCGGCGCCCGCGAGCACCCCGGCGATCGCCCGGCCTTCGATCTGGGAGAACAGCGACTCGGTCTGCCGGTCGTACATCACCAGGTCCGAGCGGTAGAGCAGGCCGGAGGTGCCGAACGTCAGCACCCGGTCGCCGAGCCGCCGGTCGAACGCCAGCGCCGAGTTGCACAGCGGGCAGTACGTGACGACGACGGGCCGGCCGTCGATGCTGTCGTTGACGACCTCGTGCCAGATCATGATCCGCACGGGATAGGCCCGGGCCGTCTCGCCGATGGCGGGGGCGAGCACGGGCTCGTCGGGGGTCAGCCAGTTGACGCTCGCGGCCGGGACGAAACGGGGAGTGTCGATCGGCGGTATCCCGTCCGGCGGTGGACCTCCGCTGATCACCTCGGCCGGATCGACCAGCGGCTCGGGCAGCGCCGGGTCGTCGATGCGCTCCAGTGCGGAGGGGACCTCCTCCGGCGGGGAGCCGGTGACCTCCTCGAGCAGCACGGAGTTCGTGGACACGATGCCCGTCTCCGTGCCGGCGCTCGCATCCGTCGGGTCGTCGGCCGGGCTGCCGCAGGCAGCCAGCAGCAGCAGCGCCGTCGCCAGCAAAGACGCGCGGCGGCTCATCGGAGGGACTCCACGGCCCGGCGGCTCCGGGATCGGCGGAGCAGCAGCACCAGCACCACGACTGTGACCAGAGCGACGGCGACCAGCCCTTCCGCACCGAGGCCGGCGACC encodes the following:
- a CDS encoding sigma-70 family RNA polymerase sigma factor, which gives rise to MTSVALGPTDQLDPRLLEHRRELTGYCYRMLGSVFDAEDAVQETMVRAWRGLADFEGRSAVRSWLYRIATNVCLDQLNGRQRRALPMDLAGSPYPPVEASLAGRRPAAAWIEPVLDRQVLPEDGDPADQAVARESVRLAFVAALQHLPPKQRAVLILREVLRWKAEEVAGLLETTVASVNSALQRARATLADVGGRPAPRTLDDDDRALLARYLDAFERYDIDAFVQLLHDDATQHMPPFEMWLRGRDDLATWMLGPGAGCRGSRLIQTSANGTPAFAQYRPAEGGGHVPWGLHVLEIEDGRIVHISSFLNLDCELFAALGLPTALD
- a CDS encoding MFS transporter, whose translation is MAVPPPVGTGLRMGTPQARWVLLATVLGSGVAMLDATVVNVALERIGADLGADFSGLQWTVNAYTLTLAALILLGGSLSDRYGRRRIFLIGVCWFALASLLCGLAPDIGTLVAARALQGVGGALLTPGSLALISASFSGSDRAAAVGAWSGLSGVAAAIGPFVGGWLVEWSWRAVFLINLPLAVLVVAVTARYVPESRDPAAAARLDWAGTALVAAGLGALTYALTAAGDDGAGAGIWLWGGAGLLALTAFVQVERRSRHPLVPPTLFANRQFTATNAATLFVYAALGAVFVLLVLQLQVVSGFSPLLAGTALLPVTALMLLFSARVGALAQRIGPRPLLTAGPLVAAAGVLLMLRIGPDASYLFDVLPAAVLFGAGLTLLVAPLTATVLASAEDRYAGVASGVNNAVARAAGLLAVAVVPVAAGLGGDDYTDPPAFADGFRTALLILAGLLAAGALVAVAFVRHPLGGVPAPAPTDPAGSERTPMEERPQCGITGPAMHPPAQAPTEGPPPDGVRPDAS
- a CDS encoding DUF3179 domain-containing protein, translating into MSRRASLLATALLLLAACGSPADDPTDASAGTETGIVSTNSVLLEEVTGSPPEEVPSALERIDDPALPEPLVDPAEVISGGPPPDGIPPIDTPRFVPAASVNWLTPDEPVLAPAIGETARAYPVRIMIWHEVVNDSIDGRPVVVTYCPLCNSALAFDRRLGDRVLTFGTSGLLYRSDLVMYDRQTESLFSQIEGRAIAGVLAGAELERIPVQTVTWAQWQQANPDGWVLSRETGVSRDYGANPYTGYDSPDGSPFLFEGEPDPRLPAMQRVAGLGAAEDPVAVPLADLVETGVVELTVGGGPVVVWAVEGLRSPLDEQRVHQGRSVGATGAFDPVVDGDPLRFTRDGDHFVDAGTGSRWNVLGQAVDGPLAGTRLEPVDHLDTFWFAWAAFHPTTRIADLG